One region of Acanthopagrus latus isolate v.2019 chromosome 24, fAcaLat1.1, whole genome shotgun sequence genomic DNA includes:
- the LOC119015185 gene encoding uncharacterized protein LOC119015185 isoform X11, with amino-acid sequence MACTTQSASEYIKSARPHLVRDLKNLSVIVENLYQQGIFTDEEFSEINAERNDFDKTRNILDSVTKKGEAACYEFLKIIDMTRERTLGRPSLLPEKNSAASSETKNFDLHHWISCYSFKEDTQMDTNYLQGSKPCHQYQAKLKSKAKKISNEFWKSNKNLFGENKPDLSYTSLVLKKDKSKKSKMSRPKKMRMYIPEDRSEMSPTKLLALNEDILLVGEPGIGKTALSHQLLKLWAERDSKKLDYMFYFDMRETSHITTDLNLEDLLFSVFSEPDEGKEEVLEDIKTYSDNVTIIFDGVTDLSSSVVQRIVKNDLHYAKVIVTCRPDDEILFPEGFLRVEVKGFSEQSVRTYMAQTLGEEQGNVLRNVELLTLCHVPMYALMVAACFSSQTPEDSPQPNSITEIYINIVRFCLQINSNKTKKNNLNSIISDKSEEILSLAEAAFHATEGKTVNLTEFPCEDSCVLSFLKPLDNKVSPTKTVTTYAFLHYTMQEFFAALWLLKNPDKIKDVFQQCLTEEKKHMKHLIPFMCRLLTDKSPSLMKCLIPDQQLKSTSEWFFKEMINAFSPQLCKKDEAGTEASGLYVDVLFLCQCLYESQSPEACVDLLKKLDYDLDLSEKSLSPYSCCAVAYMVNQSQERKVWLNLEDVVVSQQGMRQLFGCLQNVQCSRMTYRGLRLQEQDQCRETPESESKRLLLDLCLKAALHKGESFHDVVKTLFSLFSVYADLDNILLDFYQCVVSEGFFSVIPKLMPLFQSTPAVWSINLSERKSSILLEVLKLTSEKKQVKLTGCSHEESEVRSFLQCLPHISKLSVSDWFGGEAKFFGNLFCAAAEREHQTGEKILELLSSVCTYQTFPLNDIYDDDEEYQCGFLLDLCSHLKIYETETGLRVLPSLQSVFQSVPAVWFINLSKRKSSILLEVLKLTSEKKQVELTGCSHEESEVRSFLQCLPHISQLSVSDLFGGGVQFFGNLLCAAAEREQQTGEKILELLSSVCRYQTFPLKDKWCDFLLDLYSDDPETGLRVLPSLQSIFQSAPAVWSINLSERKSSILLEVLKLTSEKKQVELTGCSHEESEVRSFLQCLPHISQLSFVAQLPEPSEEIRFFGNLLCAAADREHQTGEKILELLSSVCTYQTFSLKEKWYDFLLDLYSYDPETGQRVLPSLQSVFQSAPAVWSINLSERKSSILLEVLKLTSEKKEVRLTGCSHEESEVRSFLQCLPHISRLSFVPQSPEPSEEIRFFGNLLCAAAEREHQTGEKILELLSSVCTYQKFPLKDKWCDFLLDLYSYDPKTVQRVLPSLQSVFQSAPAVWSINLSERKSSILLEVLKLTSEKKQVKLTGCSHEESEVRSFLQCLPHVSKLSFSHEFEGQSKFFGNLFCAAAEREQQTGEKILELLSSVCTYQTFPFGNIYMYISDEYQCEFLLDLYSHVKDYETKTGLRVLPSLQSVFQSAPAVWSINLSERKSSILLEVLKLTSLKKQVKLTGCSHEESEVRSFLQCLPHISRLSFSDCSVYRGEVEFFGNLFCAAAERKQQTGEKILELLSSVCRHRKFPSDGMDDEYKCGFLLDLYSYIKDYETETGLRVLPSLKSVFQSSPAVWSINLSGRKSSILLEVLKLQSEKKQVELTDCSDEESEVRSFLQCLPHISRLSFPHWLGGEVEFFGNLFCAAAEREHQTGEKILELLSSVCTYETFPFNERDIHEKFQCGFLLDLCSYITDRETKTGLRVLPSLQSVLHSFPAVWSINLSERKSSILLEVLKLTSVKKQVRLTGCSHEESEVRSFLQCLPHISRLSFVAQSPEPSEEIRFFGNLLCAAAEREHQTGEKILRLLSSVCRYETFTLKEKLCDFLLDLYSYDPETVQRVLPSLQSVFQSAPAVWSINLSERKSSILLEVLKLTSEKKQVKLTGCSHEESEVRSFLQCLTYISKLSVSQQFKGEVEFFGNLFCAAAEREQQTGEKILELLSSVCTYQTFPLNDIYIDEEYQCGFLLDLYSHVKDYDPETGLRVLPSLQSVFQSVPAVWSINLSERKSSILLEVLKLTSEKKQVKLTGCSHEESEVRSFLQCLPHISRLSVCRWFIGKVEFFGNLFCAAAEREQQTGEKILELLSSVCRYQTVHFDDMYMDDYDDDDDDHDENDRFGFLLDLCSYVTDRETKTGLRVLPSLQSVLQSVLQSVFQSVPAVWSINLSGRKSSILLEVLKLTSEKKQVKLTGCSHEESEVRSFLQCLPHISRLSVSEQFEGEVEFFGNLFCAAAEREQQTGEKILELLSSVCRYETFPFNDMIGYDDDECQSGFLLDLYSYIKDKETETGLRVLPSLQSVFQSAPAVWSINLSERKSSILLEVLKLTSEKKQVKLTGCSHEESEVRSFLQCLPHISQLSGDPEFFQHVCTLICVRSREAEQLASLLRLPGFTLQLTGELGWRTCRSVGRVLRLCGSDVDLVFTPRRISVRGASLLFRHTTQLHSLRLSNGTALFLSQWVRRKRVACLLAVEELSLAPQRGLPSQRVLLKVVSSLASLLRCWTVSRLDLTEFCGSALSLVPLLLHDDPLTIKLSERISQELLSLLQEIQDEDLTWTFLSKADGDLSSCSLNWEVLHYLLQQSSAQTITVNLRKNRFLQENIPRLLPFLDSILFKRPCPSFVLTAITEIYCTRASPFIPSLLRSLDNVINLTCREMNSVDCAALLFTLQHSDRVKLNLLWTSIPTEEMESFLFTLDRVSQLSVDRNLLLKLIHCCAASDAQQGAAVSLLRTLQHRLDLSCSSCVELLQEGQSETLSLTDDDCRAVSTILRHSSQDTELHLQDCEVEDSGLDLLFPVLDRVLLRASKTVVLQLMSLVPVNRDRDTVRRAESLCGALGGELDLSHTTLDQRSCGALAHLLDVSEGLTELDLSHCELTDQLLLSLLTHLHKVQVLDLSHNKITDASADMLLELVSINPSMDTVRLFGNNIKDRTPFKKLKQFEIW; translated from the exons ATGGCTTGTACTACACAGTCTGCCTCAGAGTACATCAAAAGTGCCAGACCCCACCTTGTGAGAGACTTAAAGAATCTCTCGGTGATTGTGGAGAACTTGTATCAGCAGGGAATTTTTACTGATGAAGAATTCAGTGAAATTAATGCAGAGAGAAATGACTTTGATAAAACCAGGAATATACTGGACTCAGTCACTAAAAAAGGGGAAGCAGCCTGCTACGAGTTCCTCAAGATTATTGACATGACGAGGGAGAGGACTTTAGGGAGGCCGTCGCTCCTCCCTGAGAAAAATAGTGCAGCTTCTTCTGAGACCAAGAATTTTGACCTGCACCACTGGATCAGCTGTTATTCTTTCAAGGAAGACACACAAATGGATACAAACTACCTCCAAG gctCAAAGCCGTGCCACCAATATCAGGCAAAGCTGAagtcaaaagcaaaaaaaatatcaaatgagTTTTGGAAATCCAACAAAAATCTGTTTGGAGAAAACAAGCCGGATCTGTCGTACACTTCACTTGTTTTAAAGAAAGACAAGAGCAAGAAAAGCAAGATGAGTCGCCCTAAAAAGATGAGGATGTACATTCCAGAGGACAGATCAGAAATGTCCCCCACTAAACTGCTGGCATTAAATGAAGACATTCTCTTGGTTGGTGAACCTGGAATCGGAAAGACGGCTCTCAGTCATCAACTGTTGAAACTCTGGGCAGAAAGAGACTCCAAGAAACTGGATTACATGTTTTACTTTGACATGAGAGAAACATCACACATCACGACGGACTTGAACTTGGAGGATcttctgttcagtgtgttcagtgaaCCAGATGAAGGCAAAGAAGAGGTCTTAGAggatataaaaacatattctgaCAATGTTACAATCATCTTTGATGGAGTCACAGACCTCTCTTCTTCAGTGGTGCAGAGAATTGTAAAAAATGATCTTCATTATGCCAAGGTCATTGTGACTTGCAGACCAGATGATGAGATCCTTTTTCCAGAGGGCTTTCTCAGAGTGGAAGTGAAAGGCTTTAGTGAGCAGAGCGTCAGAACATACATGGCTCAGACTCTTGGTGAAGAACAGGGAAATGTGTTGAGAAACGTGGAGTTGCTGACTCTCTGCCATGTCCCCATGTACGCACTGATGGTAGCTGCCTGCTTTTCATCTCAGACACCTGAAGACTCTCCACAGCCAAACAGTATAACTGAAATCTACATCAATATCGTTCGTTTCTGTCTTCAgataaacagcaacaaaacaaaaaagaacaatctGAACTCCATCATCAGTGACAAGAGTGAGGAAATACTGTCTTTGGCTGAGGCGGCTTTTCATGCAACTGAAGGAAAAACTGTCAATTTGACAGAATTTCCGTGTGAAGACAGTTGTGTCCTGTCCTTCCTGAAACCACTTGATAACAAAGTCAGCCCCACTAAGACAGTAACCACGTATGCGTTTCTTCACTACACGATGCAGGAGTTTTTTGCGGCGCTGTGGCTCCTGAAGAATCCAGATAAAATCAAGGATGTTTTCCAGCAGTGCctcactgaggagaagaaacacatgaaacatctgATCCCATTCATGTGTCGGCTGTTGACTGATAAGAGCCCCAGTTTGATGAAATGTCTGATTCCAGATCAGCAGCTCAAGAGCACATCTGAGTGGTTCTTTAAAGAAATGATAAACGCATTTTCCCCTCAGCTGTGTAAGAAAGATGAGGCTGGTACTGAGGCCAGTGGGCTCTATGTGGACGTACTGTTCTTATGCCAGTGCTTGTATGAGTCCCAGAGTCCTGAAGCATGCGTTGACCTACTAAAAAAACTGGACTACGATCTTGATCTCAGTGAAAAGAGTCTAAGTCCTTACTCCTGCTGTGCTGTGGCCTACATGGTTAATCAGTCACAGGAAAGAAAAGTATGGCTGAACCTTGAGGATGTCGTGGTGTCACAGCAAGGAATGAGACAACTGTTTGGATGCCTTCAAAATGTCCAATG CTCCAGGATGACCTACAGAGGTCTACGACTGCAGGAACAGGACCAATGTCGTGAGACACCAGAGAGTGAATCAAAGCGGCTGTTACTGGATTTATGCCTGAAAGCAGCACTTCACAAAGGAGAGAGCTTTCATGATGTAGTGAAGACTCTCttctcattgttttctgtttacgCTGACTTAGATAACATCCTTCTGGATTTTTATCAATGTGTTGTGAGTGAAGGATTTTTTAGTGTCATTCCAAAGCTGATGCCACTTTTCCAGTCGACTCCTGCAGTCTGGTCCATAAAtctctcagagagaaagagctccatCCTCCTGGAAGTGCTGAAACTcacatcagagaagaaacaagtgaagctgacaggctgctcacATGAAGAGAGTGAAGTGAGGAGTTTCCTACAGTGTCTGCCTCATATCTCAAAGCTCAG TGTCTCTGACTGGTTTGGAGGTGAAGCCAAGTTCTTTGGGAATctgttctgtgcagcagcagagagagaacatcagacaggagagaagatacTGGAGCTGTTATCATCAGTGTGCACATATCAAACATTCCCTTTAAATGAcatatatgatgatgatgaggaataTCAGTGTGGTTTCCTGCTGGATCTGTGCTCCCACCTGAAGATCTATGAGACTGAAACAGGCCTGAGAGTCCTTCCATCATTACAGTCAGTTTTCCAGTCAGTTCCTGCAGTCTGGTTCATAAACCTCTCAAAGAGAAAGAGCTCCATCCTCCTGGAAGTGCTGAAACTcacatcagagaagaaacaagtggagctgacaggctgctcacATGAAGAGAGTGAAGTGAGGAGTTTCCTACAGTGTCTGCCTCATATCTCACAGCTCAG TGTCTCTGACTTGTTTGGAGGCGGAGTCCAGTTCTTTGGGAATCtgttgtgtgcagcagcagagagagaacagcagacaggagagaagatacTGGAGCTGTTATCATCAGTGTGCAGATATCAAACATTCCCTCTTAAAGACAAATGGTGTGATTTCCTGTTGGATCTGTACTCTGATGACCCGGAAACTGGCCTGAGAGTCCTTCCATCATTACAGTCAATTTTCCAGTCAGCTCCTGCAGTCTGGTCCAtaaacctctcagagagaaagagctccatCCTCCTGGAAGTGCTGAAACTcacatcagagaagaaacaagtggagctgacaggctgctcacATGAAGAGAGTGAAGTGAGGAGTTTCCTACAGTGTCTGCCTCACATCTCACAGCTCAG TTTCGTGGCTCAGTTACCAGAACCTTCAGAGGAAATCAGGTTCTTTGGGAATCtgttgtgtgcagcagcagacagagaacatcagacaggagagaagatacTGGAGCTGTTATCATCAGTGTGCACATATCAAACATTCTCTCTGAAAGAGAAATGGTATGATTTCCTGTTGGATCTGTACTCTTATGACCCGGAAACTGGCCAGAGAGTCCTTCCATCATTACAGTCAGTTTTCCAGTCAGCTCCTGCAGTCTGGTCCAtaaacctctcagagagaaagagctccatCCTCCTGGAAGTGCTGAAACTCacatcagagaagaaagaagtgAGACTGACAGGCTGCTCACATGAAGAGAGTGAAGTGAGGAGTTTCCTACAGTGTCTGCCTCATATCTCACGGCTCAG TTTCGTGCCTCAGTCACCAGAACCATCAGAAGAAATCAGGTTCTTTGGGAATCtgttgtgtgcagcagcagagagagaacatcagacaggagagaagatacTGGAGCTGTTATCATCAGTGTGCACATATCAAAAGTTCCCTCTGAAAGACAAATGGTGTGATTTCCTGTTGGATCTGTACTCTTATGACCCTAAAACAGTCCAGAGAGTCCTTCCATCATTACAGTCAGTTTTCCAGTCAGCTCCTGCAGTCTGGTCCAtaaacctctcagagagaaagagctccatCCTCCTGGAAGTGCTGAAACTcacatcagagaagaaacaagtgaagctgacaggctgctcacATGAAGAGAGTGAAGTGAGGAGTTTCCTACAGTGTCTGCCTCATGTCTCAAAGCTCAG TTTCTCCCACGAATTTGAGGGTCAAAGCAAGTTCTTTGGGAATctgttctgtgcagcagcagagagagaacagcagacaggagagaagatacTGGAGCTGTTATCATCAGTGTGCACATATCAAACATTCCCTTTTGGCAacatatacatgtacatttctGATGAATATCAGTGTGAGTTCCTGCTGGATCTGTACTCTCATGTGAAGGACTATGAGACTAAAACCGGCCTGAGAGTCCTTCCATCATTACAGTCAGTTTTCCAGTCAGCTCCTGCAGTCTGGTCCAtaaacctctcagagagaaagagctccatCCTCCTGGAAGTGCTGAAACTCACATCATtgaagaaacaagtgaagctgacaggctgctcacATGAAGAGAGTGAAGTGAGGAGTTTCCTACAGTGTCTGCCTCATATCTCACGGCTCAG TTTCTCTGACTGTTCTGTATATAGAGGTGAAGTTGAGTTCTTTGGGAATctgttctgtgcagcagcagagagaaaacagcagacaggagagaagatacTGGAGCTGTTATCATCAGTGTGCAGACATAGAAAATTCCCTTCAGATGGCATGGATGATGAATATAAGTGTGGTTTCCTGCTGGATCTGTATTCCTACATTAAGGACTATGAGACTGAAACTGGCCTGAGAGTCCTTCCATCATTAAAGTCAGTTTTCCAGTCATCTCCTGCAGTCTGGTCCATAAACCTCTCAGGGAGAAAGAGCTCCATCCTCCTGGAAGTGCTGAAACTccaatcagagaagaaacaagtgGAGCTGACAGACTGCTCAGATGAAGAGAGTGAAGTGAGGAGTTTCCTACAGTGTCTGCCTCATATCTCACGGCTCAG tttcccTCACTGGCTTGGAGGTGAAGTCGAGTTCTTTGGGAATCTgttctgtgcagctgcagagagagaacatcagacaggagagaagatacTGGAGCTGTTATCATCAGTGTGCACATATGAAACATTCCCTTTCAATGAGAGAGACATACATGAGAAATTTCAGTGTGGTTTCCTGTTGGATCTTTGCTCCTAtataacagacagagagactaAAACTGGCCTGAGAGTCCTTCCATCATTACAGTCAGTTTTACACTCATTTCCTGCTGTCTGGTCCAtaaacctctcagagagaaagagctccatCCTCCTGGAGGTGCTGAAACTCACATCAGTGAAGAAACAAGTGAGACTGACAGGCTGCTCACATGAAGAGAGTGAAGTGAGGAGTTTCCTACAGTGTCTGCCTCATATCTCACGGCTCAG TTTCGTGGCTCAGTCACCAGAACCATCAGAAGAAATCAGGTTCTTTGGGAATCtgttgtgtgcagcagcagagagagaacatcagacaggagagaagatacTGAGGCTGTTATCATCAGTGTGCAGATATGAAACATTCACTCTGAAAGAGAAATTGTGTGATTTCCTGCTGGATCTGTACTCTTATGACCCTGAAACAGTCCAGAGAGTCCTTCCATCATTACAGTCAGTTTTCCAGTCAGCTCCTGCAGTCTGGTCCAtaaacctctcagagagaaagagctccatCCTCCTGGAAGTGCTGAAACTcacatcagagaagaaacaagtgaagctgacaggctgctcacATGAAGAGAGTGAAGTGAGGAGTTTCCTACAGTGTCTGACTTATATCTCAAAGCTCAG TGTCTCTCAACAGTTCAAAGGTGAAGTCGAGTTCTTTGGGAATctgttctgtgcagcagcagagagagaacagcagacaggagagaagatacTGGAGCTGTTATCATCAGTGTGCACATATCAAACATTCCCTTTAAATGACATATACATTGATGAGGAATATCAGTGTGGTTTCTTGTTGGATCTGTACTCCCACGTGAAGGACTATGACCCTGAAACAGGCCTGAGAGTCCTTCCATCATTACAGTCAGTTTTCCAGTCAGTTCCTGCAGTCTGGTCCAtaaacctctcagagagaaagagctccatCCTCCTGGAAGTGCTGAAACTcacatcagagaagaaacaagtgaagctgacaggctgctcacATGAAGAGAGTGAAGTGAGGAGTTTCCTACAGTGTCTGCCTCATATCTCACGGCTCAG TGTCTGTCGCTGGTTTATAGGTAAAGTCGAGTTCTTTGGGAATctgttctgtgcagcagcagagagagaacagcagacaggagagaagatacTGGAGCTGTTATCATCAGTGTGCAGATATCAAACAGTCCATTTTGATGACATGTACAtggatgattatgatgatgatgatgatgatcatgatgagaATGATCGGTTTGGTTTTCTGCTGGATCTTTGCTCCTAtgtaacagacagagagactaAAACTGGCCTGAGAGTCCTTCCATCATTACAGTCAGTCTTACAGTCAGTCCTACAGTCAGTTTTCCAGTCAGTTCCTGCAGTCTGGTCCATAAACCTCTCAGGGAGAAAGAGCTCCATCCTCCTGGAAGTGCTGAAACTcacatcagagaagaaacaagtgaagctgacaggctgctcacATGAAGAGAGTGAAGTGAGGAGTTTCCTACAGTGTCTGCCTCATATCTCACGGCTCAG TGTCTCTGAGCAGTTTGAAGGTGAAGTCGAGTTCTTTGGGAATctgttctgtgcagcagcagagagagaacagcagacaggagagaagatacTGGAGCTGTTATCATCAGTGTGCAGATATGAAACATTCCCTTTTAATGACATGATtggttatgatgatgatgaatgtcaGTCTGGTTTCCTGCTGGATCTGTACTCCTACATAAAGGACAAAGAGACTGAAACAGGCCTGAGAGTCCTTCCATCATTACAGTCAGTTTTCCAGTCAGCTCCTGCAGTCTGGTCCAtaaacctctcagagagaaagagctccatCCTCCTGGAAGTGCTGAAACTcacatcagagaagaaacaagtgaagctgacaggctgctcacATGAAGAGAGTGAAGTGAGGAGTTTCCTACAGTGTCTGCCTCATATCTCACAGCTCAG TGGTGATCCAGAGTTCttccagcatgtgtgcacattAATCTGTGTGAGATCCAGAGAGGCTGAGCAGTTGGCCTCTCTGCTGCGACTTCCTGGCTTCACCCTGCAGTTAACAGGAGAGTTGGGCTGGAGAACCTGCAGGTCTGTGGGAAGAGTTCTCAGACTCTGTGGTTCTGATGTGGATCTGGTCTTCACACCCAGAAGGATCTCCGTCAGAGGAGCCTCCCTCCTCTttagacacacaacacaactaCACAGTCTGAG GCTGTCCAATGGTACGgccttgtttttgtctcagtgGGTCAGAAGAAAGAGGGTGGCCTGTCTGTTGGCTGTTGAAGAGCTTTCTCTTGCCCCTCAGAGAGGTCTACCATCACAAAGAGTTCTGTTGAAGGTGGTCAGTAGTTTGGCGTCCCTGCTGAGATGCTGGACAGTCAGCCGGTTGGACCTGACTGAGTTCTGTGGTTCTGCTCTGAGTCTGGTTCCACTGCTGCTTCATGATGATCCTCTGACAATCAA ACTCAGTGAAAGGATTTCCCAGGAGCTACTCTCCCTCCTCCAAGAAATCCAGGACGAGGACTTGACCTGGACCTTCCTGAGTAAGGCTGATGGAGACCTGAGCTCGTGTTCTCTGAACTGGGAGGTTCTTCACTATCTGCTGCAGCAGTCGTCAGCTCAGACCATCACTGTGAACCTGAGGAAGAACCGCTTCTTACAGGAGAACATCCCACGTCTGCTTCCCTTTCTGGACAGTATTCTATTTAAAAG GCCCTGTCCCAGCTTTGTGTTGACTGCCATCACAGAGATCTATTGCACTCGTGCCAGTCCCTTTATACCCAGTTTACTGAGGTCACTGGATAACGTGATCAACCTGACCTGCAGAGAGATGAACTCAGTGgactgtgctgctctgctcttcaCCCTCCAACACTCTGACAGAGTTAAACTGAACCTCCTCTGGACCTCCATACCAACAGAGGAGATGGAGTCCTTCCTCTTTACACTGGACAGAGTTTCTCAACTCAG TGTTGACAGAAATCTGCTGCTGAAGTTGATCCACTGCTGTGCTGCCTCTGACgcccagcagggggcagcagtcAGCCTGCTCAGGACTCTGCAGCACAGGCTGGAtctgtcctgctcctcctgtgtggagctgctgcaggagggtCAGAGTGAAACCCTCAGTCTGACTGATGACGACTGCAGAGCCGTCTCCACCATCCTGAGACACAGCAGCCAGGACACTGAGCTCCACCTGCAGGACTGTGAGGTGGAGGACAGCGGACTGGACctgctgtttcctgtcctgGACAGAGTCCTCCTCAG AGCCAGTAAGACTGTCGTCCTCCAGCTGATGTCCCTGGTTCCtgtgaacagagacagagacacagtgaggcGGGCGGAGTCCCTGTGTGGAGCCCTGGGTGGAGAACTGGACCTCAGTCACACCACACTGGATCAGAGGTCCTGTGGAGCTTTGGCTCATCTGCTGGACGTCTCTGAAGGGCTGACAGAACTGGACCTGAGTCACTGTGAGCTCACTGACCAGCTGCTGCTTTCACTCCTCACACATCTGCACAAAGTCCAAGTCCTGGA tctgagtCACAATAAGATCACTGATGCTTCAGCTGACATGCTACTTGAACTGGTCTCCATCAACCCCTCCATGGACACTGTGCG